Proteins from one Microbacterium proteolyticum genomic window:
- the nusA gene encoding transcription termination factor NusA, which translates to MDIDLALLKTIEREKEIPFDELARIIEQAILTAYAKHISPSGEIPAGARAELDRKSGHVGIYTPVLDEEGAVIGEEEQAPDDFGRIAAFAAKQVISQRLRDIADDAVLGEFKGKEGDIVAGVVQQGPNPRMVHVDLGTVEAILPPEEQVPGETYAHGSRLRVYVTSVSKGTKGPQITVSRTHPGLVRKLFALEVPEIAGGLVEIVSLAREAGHRTKIAVKANDPTVNAKGACIGELGRRVRAVTEELAGEKIDIIDYDAELPKFVANALSPAKVTSSFVLDATTKAVRALVPDYQLSLAIGKEGQNARLAAKLTGAKIDIQPDSILEDN; encoded by the coding sequence GTGGACATCGATCTCGCACTTCTGAAGACGATCGAACGCGAGAAGGAGATCCCCTTCGACGAACTCGCGCGCATCATCGAGCAGGCGATCCTCACCGCCTACGCCAAGCACATCTCGCCCAGCGGTGAGATCCCCGCCGGGGCGCGGGCGGAGCTCGACCGCAAGAGCGGCCACGTCGGCATCTACACCCCCGTCCTCGACGAGGAGGGTGCGGTGATCGGCGAGGAGGAGCAGGCCCCCGACGACTTCGGTCGCATCGCCGCGTTCGCCGCGAAGCAGGTCATCAGCCAGCGTCTGCGCGACATCGCCGACGACGCCGTGCTGGGGGAGTTCAAGGGCAAGGAAGGCGACATCGTCGCCGGCGTCGTGCAGCAGGGTCCGAACCCGCGGATGGTGCACGTCGACCTCGGCACGGTCGAGGCGATCCTGCCGCCCGAGGAGCAGGTGCCCGGCGAGACCTACGCGCACGGTTCGCGGCTTCGCGTGTACGTGACCAGCGTGTCCAAGGGCACCAAGGGCCCGCAGATCACGGTCTCGCGCACGCACCCCGGGCTCGTCCGCAAGCTCTTCGCCCTCGAGGTCCCCGAGATCGCCGGCGGCCTGGTCGAGATCGTCTCGCTCGCCCGCGAGGCCGGCCACCGCACGAAGATCGCGGTCAAGGCCAACGACCCGACGGTCAACGCCAAGGGCGCCTGCATCGGCGAACTCGGCCGCCGCGTGCGCGCCGTGACCGAGGAGCTGGCCGGCGAGAAGATCGACATCATCGACTACGACGCCGAGCTGCCCAAGTTCGTCGCCAACGCCCTGTCGCCCGCGAAGGTCACGTCGAGCTTCGTGCTGGATGCCACGACCAAGGCCGTCCGCGCGCTGGTGCCCGACTACCAGCTGTCGCTGGCCATCGGCAAGGAGGGGCAGAACGCCCGCCTCGCCGCCAAGCTGACCGGGGCGAAGATCGACATCCAGCCGGACAGCATCCTCGAAGACAACTGA
- a CDS encoding YlxR family protein, with product MEPVRTCVGCRARAPRSSLLRVVADGSVLVRDERAVLPGRGAWVHETDACVGKALARRAFVRALRVSGPLDTQTFESHHQRKG from the coding sequence ATGGAACCTGTACGAACGTGCGTCGGATGCCGCGCACGTGCCCCCCGATCATCGCTTCTGCGCGTGGTCGCGGACGGGTCGGTCCTCGTCAGAGACGAGCGGGCGGTCCTGCCGGGACGGGGTGCGTGGGTGCACGAGACGGACGCGTGCGTCGGGAAAGCTCTCGCGCGCCGCGCCTTCGTACGAGCATTGCGTGTGTCAGGCCCGCTTGACACGCAGACCTTCGAATCACACCACCAGCGAAAAGGCTGA
- the infB gene encoding translation initiation factor IF-2 yields MAKPRVHEIASELGVDSKVALAKLKELGEFVKSPSSTIEPPVARKLRAALAAEGSSGSSDAKPAAAASRPGARPGPARPAATPGARPSGPTPGPARPAAPKSAPEPAAPAPTASAPAPAESAPAAPASQAPSPGSQAPASQAPASQAPKPGGPKPGPSAPPRPGGARPGNNPFASAQGMGQRPAGPRPGNNPFASAQGMGQRPTPGNIPRPQAPRPGAPRPGAPRPGGAGRPGGGGRPGAPFQQRPGGPGRPGGAGGGFQRPGGAPGAPGGGGFAGRPGGGGGRGRGPGGGTAGAFGKGGGKSKQRKSRRAKRQEFEMRSAPVVGGVNVSKGNGEIIRLRRGASIADFADKLEALRGYTVQPGTLVTILFNLGEMATATESLDEATFEVLGAELGYKIQMVSPEDEDKELLEGFGLDLDAELEAESKDDLEIRPPVVTVMGHVDHGKTRLLDAIRQTNVVAGEAGGITQHIGAYQIWTEHEGIERAITFIDTPGHEAFTAMRARGAQVTDIAILVVAADDGIMPQTVEALNHAQAANVPIVVAVNKVDKPDANPAKVRQQLTEYGLVAEEYGGDVMFVDVSARQGTNIQELLDAVLLTADAGLDLTANPNKAARGVAIEAKLDKGRGSVATVLIQSGTLRVGDAIVAGTAYGRVRAMMDENGDAVEEAYPSRPVQVQGLNSVPRAGDVFIVTEEDRTARQIAEKREAAERNAQLAKARKRISLEDFTRALEEGKVESLNLIIKGDVSGAVEALEESLLKIEVDDSVQLRIIHRGVGAITESDINLATIDNAIVIGFNVRPDTKARERAAREGVDVRFYSVIYNAIDDVEQSLKGLLKPEFEEVQSGVAEIREVFRSSKFGNIAGVIVRSGTITRNAKARVIRDGVVLADGLAIESLRRFKDDVTEVRTDFEAGIGLGKYNDIQIGDEIETTEMVEKPRG; encoded by the coding sequence GTGGCAAAACCACGCGTGCACGAGATCGCTTCCGAGCTCGGCGTCGACAGTAAAGTCGCGCTCGCGAAGCTGAAGGAGCTCGGCGAATTCGTCAAGAGCCCTTCATCGACCATCGAACCCCCGGTGGCCCGTAAGCTCCGCGCCGCCCTCGCGGCCGAGGGGTCGTCGGGATCCTCGGATGCCAAGCCTGCCGCGGCAGCGTCCCGCCCGGGCGCCCGTCCCGGCCCCGCGCGTCCCGCGGCGACCCCCGGTGCGCGACCGTCCGGTCCCACGCCCGGCCCGGCGCGTCCGGCTGCGCCGAAGAGCGCACCCGAGCCCGCGGCTCCGGCGCCCACGGCATCCGCTCCCGCTCCCGCCGAGTCCGCCCCGGCGGCTCCCGCATCGCAGGCCCCGAGCCCCGGTTCGCAGGCCCCCGCGTCGCAGGCTCCGGCTTCGCAGGCGCCCAAGCCCGGCGGCCCCAAGCCCGGCCCCAGCGCGCCCCCGCGCCCGGGCGGCGCACGCCCCGGCAACAACCCCTTCGCCTCGGCGCAGGGCATGGGTCAGCGTCCCGCCGGCCCGCGCCCGGGCAACAACCCCTTCGCGTCGGCGCAGGGCATGGGCCAGCGCCCGACCCCCGGCAACATCCCGCGTCCCCAGGCCCCGCGCCCGGGTGCTCCGCGTCCCGGCGCCCCGCGTCCCGGTGGTGCCGGTCGTCCCGGCGGCGGCGGTCGTCCCGGCGCGCCGTTCCAGCAGCGTCCCGGCGGTCCCGGTCGTCCCGGCGGTGCCGGTGGCGGCTTCCAGCGCCCCGGTGGCGCCCCGGGTGCTCCCGGTGGCGGCGGGTTCGCCGGTCGTCCCGGTGGCGGCGGTGGCCGCGGACGCGGCCCCGGCGGTGGTACCGCGGGTGCCTTCGGTAAGGGTGGCGGCAAGTCCAAGCAGCGCAAGTCGCGTCGGGCGAAGCGGCAGGAATTCGAGATGCGGTCGGCGCCGGTCGTCGGCGGCGTCAACGTCTCGAAGGGCAACGGCGAGATCATCCGCCTGCGTCGCGGCGCCTCGATCGCCGACTTCGCGGACAAGCTCGAGGCCCTGCGCGGCTACACCGTGCAGCCCGGCACGCTCGTGACCATCCTGTTCAACCTGGGCGAGATGGCCACCGCGACCGAGTCGCTGGACGAGGCCACGTTCGAGGTGCTCGGCGCCGAGCTGGGCTACAAGATCCAGATGGTCTCGCCCGAGGACGAGGACAAAGAGCTCCTCGAGGGCTTCGGTCTCGACCTCGATGCCGAGCTGGAGGCCGAGAGCAAGGACGACCTCGAGATCCGTCCTCCCGTGGTCACCGTCATGGGCCACGTCGACCACGGTAAGACCCGACTGCTCGACGCCATCCGCCAGACGAACGTCGTGGCGGGCGAGGCCGGCGGCATCACGCAGCACATCGGTGCGTACCAGATCTGGACCGAGCACGAGGGCATCGAGCGCGCGATCACCTTCATCGACACCCCGGGTCACGAGGCGTTCACCGCCATGCGTGCCCGCGGTGCGCAGGTGACCGACATCGCGATCCTCGTGGTCGCGGCCGACGACGGCATCATGCCCCAGACGGTCGAGGCGCTGAACCACGCCCAGGCGGCGAATGTGCCGATCGTGGTCGCGGTCAACAAGGTCGACAAGCCCGACGCCAACCCCGCCAAGGTGCGCCAGCAGCTCACCGAGTACGGTCTGGTCGCCGAGGAGTACGGCGGCGACGTCATGTTCGTCGACGTGTCGGCACGACAGGGGACGAACATCCAGGAACTCCTGGACGCCGTGCTCCTGACCGCCGATGCCGGCCTCGACCTGACGGCCAACCCGAACAAGGCGGCCCGCGGTGTCGCGATCGAAGCGAAGCTCGACAAGGGTCGCGGTTCGGTCGCCACGGTGCTCATCCAGTCCGGAACGCTGCGCGTCGGTGACGCGATCGTCGCGGGAACGGCATACGGCCGTGTCCGCGCGATGATGGACGAGAACGGCGACGCGGTCGAGGAGGCCTACCCCTCCCGTCCCGTCCAGGTGCAGGGCCTCAACTCGGTCCCGCGCGCCGGCGACGTCTTCATCGTCACCGAGGAAGACCGCACCGCGCGCCAGATCGCCGAGAAGCGCGAAGCCGCCGAGCGCAACGCCCAGCTGGCCAAGGCCCGCAAGCGCATCTCGCTCGAGGACTTCACCCGTGCTCTCGAAGAGGGCAAGGTCGAGTCGCTCAACCTCATCATCAAGGGTGACGTGTCGGGTGCCGTCGAGGCGCTCGAGGAATCGCTGCTCAAGATCGAGGTCGACGACAGCGTCCAGCTGCGCATCATCCACCGTGGTGTGGGTGCGATCACCGAGTCGGACATCAACCTGGCCACGATCGACAACGCGATCGTGATCGGCTTCAATGTCCGTCCCGACACGAAGGCCCGCGAGCGCGCCGCCCGCGAGGGTGTGGACGTCCGGTTCTACTCGGTCATCTACAACGCGATCGACGACGTCGAGCAGTCGCTCAAGGGCCTGCTCAAGCCGGAGTTCGAAGAGGTGCAGTCGGGTGTCGCCGAGATCCGCGAGGTGTTCCGCTCCTCGAAGTTCGGCAACATCGCCGGTGTCATCGTCCGCTCGGGCACGATCACGCGCAACGCCAAGGCGCGCGTCATCCGCGACGGCGTGGTGCTGGCCGACGGCCTGGCCATCGAGTCGCTGCGCCGGTTCAAGGACGACGTCACGGAGGTCCGCACGGACTTCGAGGCCGGTATCGGACTCGGTAAGTACAACGACATCCAGATCGGTGACGAGATCGAGACCACGGAAATGGTCGAGAAGCCGCGAGGCTGA